A stretch of Pseudorhodobacter turbinis DNA encodes these proteins:
- a CDS encoding MBL fold metallo-hydrolase: MTGGIRYPFEVPPAEGEALEVAEGVLWMRLPLPMALDHVNVFALDEGDGWTVIDTGFDSKRARGIWTRLLAGPLAGKPVKRIVVTHYHPDHVGLAGWFQAQGAELLTTRTSWLYARMLCLDEQAAPLPEQLAFWRASGMPPALLAQREKERPFNFSDVVAPLPVGFTRLQEGQEITLGGRRWRIHTGDGHAPEHATFWSLDDHLILGGDQLLPSISANIGVYPTEPDADPLAEWLTSCARFQPMARHSHMVLPGHKLPFTGLPLRLHQMVENHIGALNRLRKHLTAPHTAAQCFLPVFKREITGDAYGMALVEAVAHLNHLLHRGEVSRTMGEDGAWQWVMND; the protein is encoded by the coding sequence ATGACCGGCGGCATCCGCTATCCGTTCGAGGTGCCACCAGCAGAGGGCGAGGCGCTGGAGGTTGCCGAGGGTGTACTTTGGATGCGCCTGCCTTTGCCGATGGCGCTGGATCATGTGAATGTCTTTGCACTGGATGAGGGCGACGGCTGGACCGTCATCGACACTGGCTTTGACAGCAAACGCGCCCGTGGGATCTGGACGCGTCTGCTTGCCGGTCCGCTGGCGGGCAAACCCGTAAAGCGCATCGTGGTGACCCATTACCACCCCGACCATGTCGGGCTTGCAGGCTGGTTTCAGGCCCAAGGCGCCGAGCTGCTGACGACCCGCACCTCATGGCTTTATGCGCGGATGCTTTGCCTTGACGAACAGGCCGCTCCCCTGCCCGAGCAGCTTGCGTTTTGGCGCGCGTCGGGCATGCCCCCTGCCCTTTTGGCACAGCGCGAAAAGGAACGGCCCTTCAACTTTTCGGATGTAGTGGCCCCCCTGCCCGTCGGCTTTACCCGCCTGCAAGAGGGCCAGGAAATTACCCTTGGTGGTCGGCGCTGGCGCATCCATACGGGCGATGGCCACGCGCCTGAACATGCAACTTTTTGGTCACTGGACGATCATCTGATACTTGGCGGTGATCAGCTTCTGCCGTCAATATCCGCCAATATCGGCGTCTACCCGACCGAGCCGGACGCCGACCCTTTGGCCGAATGGCTGACCAGCTGCGCACGGTTCCAGCCGATGGCACGCCACAGCCACATGGTGCTGCCCGGTCACAAACTGCCCTTTACCGGCTTGCCCCTGCGCCTGCACCAAATGGTGGAAAACCACATCGGCGCACTCAATCGTTTGCGCAAACACCTCACAGCACCCCACACAGCGGCGCAATGTTTCTTGCCTGTGTTTAAACGTGAAATTACCGGTGATGCTTATGGCATGGCATTGGTAGAGGCCGTCGCACACCTCAACCACCTCTTGCATCGCGGAGAGGTTTCCCGGACGATGGGGGAAGATGGAGCTTGGCAATGGGTGATGAATGACTGA
- a CDS encoding GNAT family N-acetyltransferase, whose product MSVTLCHGLPDHLRDQAAELYWDAFGSKLGRVMGPRHKAIAFLLKSMRADHAICALSQSGALLGLVAFKSHIASFAGGGAAEMRAVYGLFGAFWRMGLMSLLERDVENERFLLDGICVVTAARGQGIGTQLLIAICDKARAQNYPAVRLDVIDRNPRARALYERFGFVAEQTDQLGPLRYIFGFAASTSMIKQV is encoded by the coding sequence ATGAGTGTGACCCTCTGCCACGGCCTGCCGGACCATTTGCGTGATCAGGCCGCGGAGTTATATTGGGATGCCTTCGGCAGCAAGCTTGGGCGGGTCATGGGGCCACGGCATAAGGCAATCGCATTCCTGTTGAAATCAATGCGCGCGGATCATGCCATTTGCGCCCTTTCGCAAAGCGGTGCATTGCTGGGGCTTGTCGCGTTCAAATCCCATATCGCATCATTTGCGGGCGGTGGTGCGGCAGAAATGCGCGCCGTTTACGGCCTTTTCGGTGCGTTTTGGCGGATGGGCCTGATGTCCCTATTGGAACGCGATGTCGAGAATGAGCGATTCTTGCTGGATGGGATTTGCGTGGTGACCGCTGCACGAGGCCAAGGGATTGGCACCCAACTGTTGATCGCGATTTGCGATAAGGCACGCGCGCAAAACTATCCGGCTGTGCGGCTGGATGTGATCGACCGCAACCCCCGCGCGCGCGCTCTTTATGAGCGGTTCGGCTTTGTGGCCGAACAGACGGACCAGCTTGGCCCGCTGCGCTATATCTTCGGCTTTGCTGCGTCCACCTCGATGATCAAACAGGTATAG
- a CDS encoding DUF6173 family protein, which translates to MTEEIMTAAEAMEASAMPRARVVHCDDKARATPEQLPLPKAVAKKPVGDKSPAEWAYERVILYLKNFEEQLDKDHEVAMGFTGSSAGVLRIEGLGYFDPDIITFYGADETGTRMQLIQNVAQLNVALRAISKKTPEEEPARRIGFRLAQDLGEDEETSDN; encoded by the coding sequence ATGACTGAAGAAATTATGACCGCTGCCGAAGCGATGGAAGCCAGCGCAATGCCACGCGCCCGCGTTGTCCATTGTGACGACAAGGCCCGCGCAACGCCGGAACAGCTGCCCCTGCCAAAAGCCGTGGCGAAAAAGCCCGTGGGCGACAAAAGCCCTGCTGAATGGGCCTATGAGCGGGTTATCCTTTACCTCAAGAACTTCGAGGAACAGCTCGATAAGGACCACGAGGTGGCGATGGGCTTTACCGGCAGCTCTGCCGGGGTGTTGCGTATCGAAGGGTTGGGCTATTTCGACCCCGACATCATCACCTTTTACGGCGCTGATGAGACCGGCACGCGGATGCAGCTTATCCAGAATGTCGCCCAGCTTAACGTCGCCTTGCGCGCCATTTCCAAAAAGACGCCCGAGGAAGAACCCGCCCGCCGCATCGGCTTTCGTCTGGCGCAGGATTTGGGCGAAGACGAAGAAACATCCGACAATTAG
- a CDS encoding aa3-type cytochrome c oxidase subunit IV — MSEYKHGSMDTKVQEKTFDGFLRLVSWGAGISIGVLIFLALANG, encoded by the coding sequence ATGAGCGAATACAAACACGGCAGCATGGACACCAAGGTTCAGGAAAAAACCTTTGACGGCTTTTTGCGGTTGGTCTCTTGGGGGGCCGGTATCTCTATCGGTGTGCTTATCTTTTTGGCGCTGGCCAACGGCTGA